A window of Caldilineales bacterium contains these coding sequences:
- a CDS encoding ATP-dependent RecD-like DNA helicase — MSFLIGVIERITFHNEENGYTVARLTPERGGEQATIVGNMLGISVGESVELRGEWSSHPHYGRQFKVEDFRTVAPATAAGIEKYLGSGLIKGIGPVTATRIVRRFGKDTLRVIDEEPDRLSEALGVGKKRVELIKAAWIEQRQIKEVMLFLQGHGVSTTLAVKIYKQYGDASIGVLKTDPYRLQRDIYGIGFKTADKIAQALGIPHDSPERVAAGVAYVLGEKADEGHVFTPRPELVTEAATLLEVQPEQTEAAIERLQADEQVRLEPVQYRISSESATLAEAQAVYLTPFYYGEVGVAGRIRKLKEAQAALGRTRLAAFERFRWDEGFANLQRYLGHDLAPAQREAVRAALTHPVTVLTGGPGTGKTTSLRALIRLLQAAGNRFALAAPTGRAAKRMAEATGHEAKTIHRLLEAGPGEAGGLGFKRKAENPLEVDMLIVDEASMLDLLLTNHLLKAVPPGAHLLLVGDVDQLPSVGAGNVLRDVIDSGEVAVVRLETIFRQAAGSYIISNAHRINQGQMPVFPADATDFFLFQIEEVERCADMVIDLVTARIPKKFGIPANDIQVLSPMHRGPLGVGMVNERLQQALNPAGGAKPERTVAGRTFRLGDRVMQTRNNYDLEVFNGDMGVVREIDLVMHTLTASIDGRAVVYDWANLDELVHAWAVSVHKSQGSEYRAVVIPFHTTHYVMLQRNLLYTAVTRAKELVVIVGTRRAIGAAVKNDKVAERYSGLAERLRG, encoded by the coding sequence ATGTCATTCTTGATCGGCGTCATCGAACGCATCACCTTTCATAACGAAGAAAACGGCTACACCGTGGCCCGGCTGACGCCTGAGCGCGGGGGCGAGCAGGCCACCATCGTCGGCAACATGCTGGGGATCAGTGTGGGCGAGTCGGTGGAGTTGCGCGGGGAGTGGAGCAGCCATCCCCACTACGGGCGGCAGTTCAAGGTCGAGGACTTCCGCACGGTGGCGCCAGCGACGGCGGCCGGGATCGAGAAATACCTGGGGTCAGGACTGATCAAGGGCATCGGGCCGGTCACGGCCACCCGCATCGTGCGGCGCTTTGGCAAGGATACGCTGCGCGTGATCGACGAAGAACCCGACCGGCTGAGCGAGGCGCTGGGGGTGGGCAAGAAGCGGGTGGAATTGATCAAGGCGGCCTGGATCGAGCAGCGGCAGATCAAAGAGGTGATGCTGTTTTTGCAAGGGCATGGGGTGAGCACCACGCTGGCGGTGAAGATTTACAAACAGTATGGCGATGCTTCGATCGGCGTGCTCAAGACCGACCCCTACCGCCTCCAGCGCGACATCTATGGCATCGGCTTCAAGACCGCCGACAAGATCGCTCAGGCGCTGGGCATCCCGCACGATAGCCCGGAGCGGGTGGCCGCGGGCGTGGCCTATGTGTTGGGCGAGAAGGCCGACGAGGGGCATGTCTTTACCCCACGGCCCGAGCTGGTGACGGAGGCGGCCACCCTGCTGGAAGTGCAGCCCGAACAGACCGAGGCGGCCATCGAACGCTTGCAGGCCGATGAGCAGGTGCGGCTGGAGCCGGTGCAGTACCGCATCTCGTCTGAGTCGGCGACGCTGGCCGAGGCGCAGGCCGTCTATCTGACGCCGTTCTATTATGGCGAGGTGGGCGTGGCCGGTCGCATCCGCAAGCTGAAGGAGGCGCAGGCGGCGCTGGGGCGCACCCGGCTGGCCGCGTTCGAGCGTTTCCGGTGGGACGAGGGTTTCGCCAATCTCCAGCGCTACCTGGGGCACGACCTGGCCCCGGCCCAGCGCGAGGCCGTGCGCGCCGCCCTCACCCACCCGGTGACGGTGCTGACGGGCGGCCCCGGCACCGGCAAGACGACTTCGTTGCGCGCGTTGATCCGCCTGCTGCAGGCGGCTGGCAATCGTTTCGCCCTGGCCGCACCCACCGGCCGGGCGGCCAAGCGGATGGCCGAAGCCACCGGTCACGAGGCCAAGACCATCCACCGGCTGCTGGAAGCGGGGCCGGGCGAGGCGGGCGGGCTGGGCTTCAAACGCAAGGCCGAGAATCCGCTGGAAGTCGATATGCTGATCGTCGATGAGGCGTCGATGCTCGACCTGCTGCTGACCAATCACCTGCTGAAGGCCGTGCCGCCGGGCGCCCATCTGCTGCTGGTGGGCGATGTCGATCAGTTGCCGTCGGTGGGCGCGGGCAATGTCTTGCGGGATGTGATCGATTCGGGCGAGGTGGCGGTGGTGCGGTTGGAGACGATCTTCCGACAGGCCGCCGGCAGCTACATCATCAGCAACGCCCATCGCATCAACCAGGGCCAGATGCCGGTGTTCCCGGCTGATGCGACCGATTTCTTCCTGTTCCAGATCGAGGAGGTCGAACGCTGCGCCGACATGGTGATCGACCTGGTGACGGCGCGCATCCCCAAGAAGTTCGGCATCCCGGCCAATGACATCCAGGTGCTCAGCCCCATGCACCGGGGGCCGCTGGGCGTGGGCATGGTCAACGAGCGATTGCAGCAGGCGCTGAACCCGGCCGGCGGCGCTAAGCCCGAACGGACGGTGGCAGGCCGGACGTTCCGCCTGGGCGACCGGGTGATGCAGACGCGCAATAATTACGATCTGGAGGTGTTCAATGGCGATATGGGCGTAGTCAGGGAGATCGACCTGGTGATGCACACGCTCACGGCCAGCATCGACGGTCGGGCCGTGGTCTACGATTGGGCCAATCTGGACGAGCTGGTGCACGCCTGGGCGGTTTCGGTGCACAAGAGCCAGGGATCGGAGTATCGGGCGGTGGTCATCCCCTTCCACACCACGCATTATGTCATGTTGCAGCGCAACCTGTTGTATACGGCGGTCACACGGGCGAAGGAATTGGTGGTCATCGTTGGCACGCGGCGGGCCATCGGCGCGGCGGTGAAGAACGATAAGGTGGCCGAGCGGTATTCGGGGCTGGCCGAGCGGCTGCGCGGGTGA